A window from Fusarium musae strain F31 chromosome 8, whole genome shotgun sequence encodes these proteins:
- a CDS encoding hypothetical protein (EggNog:ENOG41) encodes MSGNLWSIPLQTTNFNIVVAFLGGFISIFGLVSYLLKENYYLSEALISLLAGVAFGPHGADFIRPKDYADRLVLGVQLVLAGVQLPSKYLVREWKSLSLLLGPGMTCMWLATSLLVWALAGQPPFLHALAIGACVTPTDPVLSAVIVKGKFADHNIPQDLQYLITAESGANDGLGYPFLFLALYLIKFTGAGATSGGAADAMGLWFGMTWGYTIILSVIYGAVVGWVGKELLHFAEKHNYVDRESFLVFAIALALFVLGTCGMVGTDDVLACFIAGNTFTWDDWFRLETKDDSLQPTIDMLLNVTIFLWYGAYIPWKDFRDNSVIPLWHLVILGICVLILRRLPWVFGMHKWIHQIEEVKQAVFVGFFGPIGVSAVFYLFISLEFIEEHLSDNGKPRSDVKNLGDQTRIIVWFLAVCSIVVHGLSIPVGKLGFHAPRTLSRVVSESLSDAPAGGRRRNIPFIGRYFFGQDKKDARPATGPIIITGAQRMRSELPVHAGDETPPIRREIQFADEVR; translated from the exons ATGTCTGGAAATCTATGGTCAATCCCTCTCCAAACCACAAACTTCAACATAGTCGTCGCCTTTCTCGGCGGCTTCATATCAATCTTCGGCCTCGTATCCTACCTCCTCAAAGAAAACTACTATCTCTCCGAAGCCC TTATCTCTCTCTTGGCAGGCGTTGCATTTGGTCCTCATGGCGCAGACTTTATCCGTCCAAAGGACTACGCTGA CCGTCTTGTTCTCGGCGTGCAGCTTGTCCTTGCGGGCGTGCAGTTGCCGAGTAAATATCTTGTGAGAGAATGGAAGTCGCTTAGTTTGTTGCTTGGGCCTGGTATGACTTGTATGTGGCTTGCTACGAGTCTGCTTGTATGGGCGCTCGCGGGACAGCCGCCGTTCCTACATGCCCTTGCTATTGGGGCTTGTGTTACACCCACTGATCCGGTTTTGAGTGCTGTTATTGTGAAGGGCAAGTTTGCAGACCATAATATCCCGCAGGATCTTCAGTACCTCATCACTGCTGAGTCTGGTGCCAATGATGGACTGGGCTATCCGTTCCTCTTCCTGGCACTCTATCTCATCAAGTTCACAGGCGCTGGAGCTACATCTGGAGGAGCGGCTGACGCTATGGGGCTGTGGTTTGGTATGACCTGGGGTTATACCATTATTCTCAGTGTAATCTACGGCGCTGTGGTGGGATGGGTTGGCAAAGAGCTGCTTCACTTTGCTGAGAAGCACAATTACGTTGACCGCGAAAGCTTCCTCGTCTTTGCCATCGCCCTAGCACTCTTCGTTTTAGGAACATGCGGCATGGTCGGTACAGACGATGTCCTAGCCTGCTTCATCGCTGGTAACACATTCACATGGGATGACTGGTTCCGCCTCGAGACAAAAGACGACTCTCTCCAACCTACCATTGACATGCTCCTCAATGTCACGATATTTCTCTGGTATGGAGCCTACATCCCATGGAAGGACTTCCGCGACAACTCTGTTATTCCTCTTTGGCACCTTGTCATCCTGGGAATTTGTGTTCTTATCCTGAGGCGACTCCCGTGGGTGTTCGGGATGCACAAGTGGATTCATCAGATTGAGGAGGTCAAGCAGGCTGTTTTTGTTGGCTTTTTTGGACCAATTGGTGTTTCAGCAGTGTTCTATCTGTTCATCAGCCTGGAGTTCATTGAGGAGCATCTTAGTGATAATGGTAAGCCGAGGAGTGATGTCAAGAATCTTGGAGACCAGACACGCATCATTGTGTGGTTCCTCGCAGTTTGTAGTATC GTCGTTCATGGCCTGAGTATCCCAGTCGGAAAATTGGGCTTCCACGCACCCAGGACATTGAGTCGCGTTGTCAGCGAAAGTCTGAGCGATGCTCCAGCAGGTGGACGACGACGAAATATCCCCTTCATCGGGAGGTATTTCTTCGGACAAGATAAGAAAGATGCCCGTCCGGCTACTGGTCCAATTATCATCACAGGCGCTCAAAGAATGCGCTCAGAGCTGCCAGTCCATGCTGGCGATGAGACACCTCCAATTAGACGAGAGATACAGTTCGCTGATGAGGTGAGATAA
- the NUO12 gene encoding Acyl carrier protein, mitochondrial (EggNog:ENOG41) → MFRSAVLRSVRVAARPAMRSFAVAPRVATAAVPKIQSFQAVRFYSAGGALNKEEVEGRIMSLLKGFDKVNDVSNIGTSAHFANDLGLDSLDTVEVVMAIEEEFSIEIPDKDADSIHSVQQAVEYILNQPDAN, encoded by the exons ATGTTCCGATCAGCAGTCCTCCGATCTGTCCGCGTCGCCGCCCGTCCCGCCATGCGCTCATTCGCCGTGGCGCCCCGCGTCGCTACCGCCGCTGTCCCCAAGATCCAGAGCTTCCAGGCCGTGCGGTTCTACAGCGCTGGCGGTGCGCTCAACAAGGAGGAGGTCGAGGGTCGAATtatgagcttgttgaagggTTTCGACAAG GTTAACGATGTCTCCAAC ATCGGTACCAGCGCTCACTTCGCCAACGACCTCGGTCTTGACTCTCTCGACACCGTTGAGGTTGTCATGGCCATTGAGGAGGAATTCAGCATTGAGATCCCCGACAAGGACGCCGACTCCATCCACTCCG TCCAACAGGCTGTCGAGTACATCCTGAACCAGCCCGACGCCAACTAA
- a CDS encoding hypothetical protein (EggNog:ENOG41) yields MPEYRHARSGSLSVANGGSHSQASAMANTPRFDGPRSPPNTSHVPCKFFRQGACQAGNACPFSHDLSNAAENVCKYFAKGNCKFGPKCANIHILPDGRRINYGKNGVTIGNTSALAGRSNPTSASNNQSSTSALTTSLYRADVPAYTSAYPYDEQDQHTLGRQPSLENGLPTIDMSYTGSNYGSPRDEESLRFGMGLSPINNKGLSVLDAPLPASFDSNGISNAARFPAGPWPSSVPNQFGIESPTPSLSNAKDSRTSETLKLLHTSAFGSSEHLLAPLDRSPPNSHQANGEEYFGRRAMHSSRFTKPRMLSSSMPKTSVDRDWEPGFAFGDDDDNLPENYVPENLQDLLTPVEKARRGSMRADSDVEGLSKYGSPIGTSPSRWGPMFQRQKEEEETSRSLRGASAFGHVGSPLRNSVLSQEMGGTNGFVRPSSLRSGSDGMSMLSQQLQRSRLDDTAGNSSPLLHPAAARAGATASAISPISPIGKERERGGMERHVSSGSISSSMNGRFTTPINEDDEMFHMEGMEEDGEPSIKSPKRTSAGLANVWSSYAGAVAGKPSTNGTKGVPVSGR; encoded by the exons ATGCCTGAATACCGCCACGCCAGGAGCGGTAGCCTCAGCGTTGCCAACGGTGGTTCACACTCTCAGGCGAGCGCTATGGCAAATACTCCCCGCTTCGATGGACCCCGAAGTCCCCCGA ATACGTCCCACGTTCCTTGCAAGTTCTTTCGTCAAGGTGCTTGTCAGGCTGGTAATGCCTGTCCTTTCAGTCATGATCTGAGCAACGCTGCTGAGAACGTCTGCAAATACTTTGCAAAG GGAAACTGCAAGTTTGGTCCGAAATGCGCAAATATCCATATCCTCCCCGACGGTCGACGCATCAACTACGGAAAGAATGGCGTCACGATAGGCAATACTTCCGCCCTCGCGGGTCGATCTAACCCCACCTCCGCAAGCAACAATCAATCCTCCACCAGCGCCCTTACTACCTCCCTCTACCGCGCTGACGTTCCAGCATACACTTCGGCGTATCCTTACGATGAACAAGATCAACATACTCTCGGTCGACAGCCCAGTCTTGAGAATGGTCTCCCAACCATCGATATGTCCTATACTGGATCCAACTACGGTTCTCCCCGAGACGAAGAGTCCTTGCGCTTCGGCATGGGACTTTCTCCTATCAACAACAAGGGTCTCTCTGTCCTAGACGCTCCTCTGCCCGCATCTTTCGATTCCAATGGCATCTCCAACGCTGCTCGCTTCCCCGCTGGTCCATGGCCATCGTCTGTTCCCAACCAATTTGGCATCGAATCGCCAACGCCTTCACTCAGCAATGCTAAGGACTCGCGTACATCGGAGACACTCAAGCTTTTACACACTTCAGCATTTGGTTCGTCGGAACACCTCTTGGCCCCTCTGGATAGAAGTCCTCCTAACTCTCATCAAGCCAACGGGGAAGAGTATTTTGGCAGACGAGCTATGCACTCGTCCCGCTTTACCAAGCCCCGGATGCTCAGTTCCAGCATGCCTAAGACGTCTGTTGACAGAGACTGGGAGCCTGGTTTTGCTTTtggtgacgatgacgacaaTCTCCCCGAGAACTATGTACCCGAAAACCTCCAAGACCTCTTGACTCCAGTCGAAAAGGCTCGCCGTGGCTCTATGCGAGCTGACAGCGATGTCGAGGGCTTGAGCAAGTACGGCAGTCCCATCGGAACCAGCCCTAGCCGATGGGGTCCTATGTTCCAGCgacagaaggaagaggaggaaacatctcgatctcttcgagGTGCCTCTGCTTTTGGTCACGTCGGAAGCCCACTCCGGAACTCTGTTCTTTCACAGGAGATGGGAGGCACGAACGGATTCGTCCGTCCGTCTTCTTTGCGATCAGGCAGTGACGGCATGTCCATGCTTTCTCAGCAACTTCAGCGAAGCCGCCTTGATGATACTGCAGGCAATTCTAGTCCTCTTCTCCACCCCGCGGCCGCTCGAGCTGGTGCTACCGCTAGTGCCATTAGCCCGATTAGTCCTATTGGCAAGGAACGCGAGCGAGGTGGCATGGAACGTCATGTGTCGAGCGGTAGCATCAGCTCATCTATGAATGGCCGATTCACTACCCCGATcaacgaagacgacgagatGTTCCACATGGAGGGCATGGAGGAAGACGGTGAGCCTTCTATCAAGTCACCTAAGAGGACATCAGCTGGCTTGGCCAATGTCTGGAGCAGCTATGCGGGTGCAGTCGCCGGCAAGCCTTCCACCAATGGAACCAAGGGAGTTCCTGTCAGCGGCCGATAA
- a CDS encoding hypothetical protein (EggNog:ENOG41), which yields MAWTCSGDTNSALIENMWKNGLITDPRVKEAFLKVDRAHYAPAMPYEDSPQPIGYSATISAPHMHASAIEHVLSYLLPSSTSPAPRVLDIGSGSGYLTHVMAELVGEKGLVVGLEHIRELKELGETNMSKSVEGRRLLESGKVRFRFGDGRKGWVEEPREGEKDEGTGWDVIHVGASAVEIHPELLEQLKAPGCMFIPVDDDKMGYNQHVWRIEKDGNGEITKKRLFGVRYVPLTEAPKA from the exons ATGGCGTGGACATGCAGCGGAGACACTAACTCAGCTCTTATTGAGAACATGTGGAAGAATGGCCTTATTACCGACCCTCGAGTGAAAGAGGCATTCCTCAAG GTTGACCGAGCTCACTACGCTCCAGCCATGCCGTATGAAGATTCACCACAGCCTATCGGCTACTCAGCAACTATATCTGCACCTCATATGCACGCCTCAGCCATCGAGCATGTTCTCAGCTATCTTCTCCCTTCATCGACATCGCCGGCCCCTCGGGTCCTCGATATCGGTTCTGGATCTGGGTATCTGACTCATGTTATGGCTGAGcttgttggtgagaaggGTCTCGTAGTCGGCCTTGAGCATATCCGTGAGCTGAAAGAACTTGGTGAGACAAATATGTCGAAGAGTGTGGAGGGAAGAAGATTGCTTGAGAGCGGAAAGGTGAGATTTAGGTTTGGTGATGGGAGAAAAGGATGGGTTGAGGAACCCAGAGAGGGGGAGAAAGACGAGGGGACGGGTTGGGATGTTATTCATGTCGGGGCTTCTGCGGTGGAGATTCATCCTGAGTTGTTGGAGCAGTTGAAGGCTCCTGGGTG TATGTTCATCcctgtcgatgatgacaagATGGGTTACAATCAGCACGTTTGGAGAATTGAGAAGGATGGAAATGGAGAGATCACCAAGAAGAGGTTGTTTGGAGTTCGCTACGTGCCGCTGACCGAGGCCCCGAAGGCGTAA
- a CDS encoding hypothetical protein (EggNog:ENOG41), with protein MAVAAASGTNLISAPAPDSDFGLLCDVSPFLDLPLLDFDFSSQGVYQGDDASWNFGQNMGEGLFDQIMIPDMNTLDTNTQLDVGDGFLVQEQPLITVNSSPLEQPSTSSTPHPPATTTNKSPSSSIPGTSTFSLHPSPSSSSGSSRKRKSSPEDEESAVTLKRQRNTLAARKYRQKRLDRISELEEALAAMTNERDDMRLQLARREAEVDALREMMGKK; from the exons ATGGCGgtcgcagcagcatcaggaACAAA TCTCATCAGTGCCCCGGCGCCAGATTCTGATTTTGGTCTCTTGTGCGACGTTTCTCCTTTCTTGGATCTTCCCCTTCTTGACTTCGACTTTAGCTCCCAAGGTGTCTACCAGGGAGATGACGCGTCGTGGAATTTTGGTCAGAACATGGGAGAGGGATTGTTTGATCAGATTATGATTCCTGACATGAACACTCTGGATACCAATACTCAACTCGATGTGGGAGATGGCTTCCTCGTGCAGGAGCAGCCTCTCATCACTGTCAACTCTTCACCACTCGAGCAaccttcaacatcaagcacTCCCCACCCTCCTGCTACTACCACCAACAAatctccctcttcatctaTCCCGGGAACATCCACTTTCTCCCTCCACCCAtctccttcctcttcatcaggcTCTTCTCGGAAGCGCAAATCGTCAccggaagatgaagagtcaGCTGTCACTCTCAAACGCCAACGCAACACCCTCGCAGCTCGCAAGTACCGCCAAAAGCGACTCGATCGCATCTCGGAGCTCGAGGAGGCACTGGCTGCTATGACAAATGAGAGAGACGACATGAGGCTTCAACTTGCTAGGAGAGAAGCCGAAGTGGATGCCTTGAGAGAAATGATGGGAAAGAAGTGA
- a CDS encoding hypothetical protein (EggNog:ENOG41), giving the protein MSGRYERINGQDEEDFDARNNNNNNNLSHPIPHSPPPSFHSRSSSPQPTRQVDATLADAFDDDDESDDEVDDRRRLMRQNSTPSMENVNTVPTPAQPAAPVPTPSGSRSTRIVGGGSGSDGVFANLSARPERGNSDPEKDELPPSYEQAAADAAPPYWETTILAPGMGGPDEVYIDGMPVGSFFSFVWNGMISTSFQLVGFLLTYLLHSTHAAKNGSRAGLGITLIQYGFYMKGVSEDEPPAMSGPDGYAAPPDPNSHNFKQGDVTDDDLGSISGGEWLGYVLMVVGWFLLIKSVAEFLRARRHEQLVLQSPDRGLGVPIIAEGESNERVV; this is encoded by the exons ATGTCTGGACGATACGAACGA ATTAACGGtcaagacgaggaggacttTGACGCCcgaaacaacaacaacaacaacaatctcTCTCATCCGATCCCCCACTCGCCACCTCCCTCGTTTCactctcgatcttcttctcctcaaccaaCACGCCAGGTAGACGCTACTCTCGCCGATGcctttgacgatgatgacgaaagcgatgatgaggttgatgatcgGAGGCGATTGATGCGACAGAATTCGACACCATCTATGGAAAATGTGAACACTGTGCCAACACCTGCTCAACCGGCTGCTCCGGTACCAACGCCGTCCggttcaaggtcaacgagaATTGTTGGAGGTGGTTCTGGGTCAGATGGTGTTTTTGCCAATTTGTCTGCGCGCCCGGAGAGAGGGAACAGTGATCCTGAGAAAGACGAGTTACCACCG TCCTACGAGCAAGCCGCGGCCGATGCTGCTCCTCCATATTGGGAGACGACTATTCTCGCTCCCGGTATGGGAGGACCCGACGAGGTTTACATCGACGGCATGCCAGTTGGCTCATTTTTCTCCTTTGTCTGGAACGGCAtgatctcaacatccttccAGCTCGTCGGTTTCCTCCTTACATATCTTCTCCACTCAACCCACGCTGCGAAGAACGGTTCTCGCGCTGGTCTCGGCATAACTCTTATTCAATACGGTTTCTACATGAAAGGCGTTTCAGAAGACGAACCCCCAGCGATGAGCGGCCCCGATGGCTACGCCGCACCACCCGACCCCAATTCCCACAACTTTAAGCAAGGCGACGTAACAGACGATGATCTCGGCAGCATTAGTGGTGGCGAGTGGCTAGGATACGTGCTCATGGTAGTCGGCTGGTTCCTTCTTATCAAGAGTGTCGCTGAGTTTCTGCGAGCACGACGTCACGAGCAGCTTGTCCTCCAGAGCCCTGATCGCGGTCTTGGTGTACCGATCATCGCTGAGGGAGAGTCGAACGAGCGAGTAGTCTAA
- a CDS encoding hypothetical protein (EggNog:ENOG41), translating into MSDLHFRIATEDDAPRLQELIEAAFRFTDAHIDWVGSPELAETFNIDISVIVNRIASNDSKFLVASETTKGPIIGCVNVMRKAPDYGRLCLLAVDPTLQRGGLGRKLVAYGEEYLMKDFGVGKIGLNALHTRKSLIKWYEKLGYVRTGEMTTIPLERFESDTPIVLAELDKTVA; encoded by the coding sequence ATGTCTGACTTACACTTTCGAATCGCCACTGAGGATGATGCCCCTCGTCTTCAAGAGCTCATCGAAGCAGCGTTCCGCTTCACAGACGCTCACATCGACTGGGTCGGATCTCCCGAATTAGCTGAAACATTCAACATTGATATATCCGTCATTGTCAACCGAATCGCTTCAAATGATAGTAAATTCCTGGTCGCCAGCGAGACCACCAAGGGCCCTATAATCGGGTGCGTCAACGTTATGAGAAAGGCCCCCGATTACGGCCGTTTATGTCTCTTGGCTGTCGATCCAACACTGCAGCGGGGAGGTCTGGGCAGAAAGCTTGTTGCATATGGAGAAGAGTATCTCATGAAGGATTTTGGTGTTGGCAAGATTGGGTTGAATGCGCTGCATACGAGGAAGAGCCTGATTAAGTGGTATGAGAAGTTGGGGTATGTTAGGACGGGGGAGATGACCACGATTCCGCTTGAGAGGTTTGAATCGGACACGCCTATTGTGTTGGCCGAGTTGGATAAGACTGTTGCTTGA
- a CDS encoding hypothetical protein (EggNog:ENOG41), giving the protein MSRSLSQKIYSDVFARWPKQALRPDHQLQDVLGKAVTERFQNYKPSMEREELLKARALQFLLQDRYNDRFKLKGRLLEPKSQPTYFADLVREIDEAPNRSWLERLGKRLTGMIRFQ; this is encoded by the exons ATGTCGCGCTCATTATCT CAAAAAATCTACTCCGACGTCTTTGCGCGCTGGCCAAAGCAAGCGCTTCGTCCCGATCACCAACTCCAAGATGTCCTAGGCAAAGCCGTGACCGAGCGATTCCAGAACTATAAGCCTTCTATGGAACGTGAGGAGCTTCTTAAGGCGCGGGCGCTTCAATTCCTCCTCCAAGACCGATATAACGATCGA ttcaagctcaagggtagATTGCTTGAGCCAAAGAGTCAACCGACATATTTTGCGGATCTCGTGAGGGAAATTGACGAAGCGCCGAACAGATCATGGTTGGAGAGACTGGGCAAACGATTAACAGGAATGATTCGGTTCCAGTAA
- a CDS encoding hypothetical protein (EggNog:ENOG41~MEROPS:MER0011254): MKLQLLAYALSASACLIPSDSVPHSERAAVLAARQATRPEPDFPIGTGDRFKKGTIVPKGLSTSDRNLKSILTPAEVSSALEGLAKNFKEVELIRPPYKTYEGVKTLGAKIGKNPKFFIISGAHARERGGPDHVVYWLSDLLHARKAGKGLKYGKTTFTAAQVRKAVDGGIVVLPIINPDGVKYDQSTNSCWRKNRNPKSSKGNPDAVGIDINRNYDFLFNYKKAFNSGIDLSSVASEDPTSEVFHGTGPESEPETKNVVWVMDKYKSLSWFVDLHSFGGDILYAWGDDDAQTKDPKESFANKKFDGRRGVLGDAETPKTKYKEYITSKDINVQKKVGNSMKKSMESAGTTKYVVQEAVGLYPTSGASTDYALGRFYGKACGKSKLQSYTIEFGEESGSAACPFYPSEKQYHMWMKQVASGLTEVALAAAETKPEVKKCAYPAPK, translated from the coding sequence ATGAAGCTTCAACTCCTAGCCTACGCTCTTTCGGCTTCTGCCTGTCTTATCCCCTCCGACTCAGTCCCCCACTCAGAGCGCGCTGCAGTTCTCGCCGCTAGACAAGCCACCCGTCCGGAACCCGATTTCCCCATCGGAACGGGTGATCGCTTCAAGAAGGGCACTATCGTCCCCAAGGGCCTTTCTACTTCAGACCGCAACCTCAAGTCCATTCTCACTCCCGCTGAGGTTTCTTCCGCtcttgagggtcttgctAAGAACTTCAAGGAGGTTGAGCTCATTCGTCCTCCCTACAAGACCTATGAGGGTGTAAAGACCCTTGGTGCAAAGATTGGAAAGAATCCCAAGTTCTTCATCATTAGCGGTGCCCATGCGCGTGAGCGTGGTGGTCCCGATCACGTAGTCTACTGGCTCTCTGACCTTCTGCACGCTCGTAAGGCGGGTAAGGGTCTTAAATATGGCAAGACTACTTTCACTGCTGCCCAAGTCCGCAAGGCTGTTGATGGCGGTATCGTCGTcctccccatcatcaaccccGATGGTGTCAAGTACGACCAATCCACCAACTCATGCTGGCGCAAGAACCGTAACCCCAAGAGCTCAAAGGGCAACCCTGATGCGGTTGGTATCGACATCAACCGCAACTACGACTTCTTGTTCAACTACAAGAAGGCGTTCAACTCTGGTATTGATCTGAGCTCCGTTGCCTCTGAGGATCCTACCAGTGAGGTCTTCCACGGTACTGGCCCCGAGTCAGAGCCCGAGACCAAGAACGTCGTCTGGGTCATGGACAAGTACAAGAGCCTGAGCTGGTTTGTCGATCTGCACTCTTTCGGCGGTGATATTCTTTACGCAtggggtgatgatgatgcgcaGACCAAGGACCCCAAGGAGAGTTTCGCGAACAAGAAGTTTGACGGACGTCGTGGTGTTCTCGGCGACGCTGAGACCCCCAAGACTAAGTACAAGGAGTATATCACCTCCAAGGACATCAACGTCCAGAAGAAGGTCGGCAACAGCATGAAGAAGTCCATGGAGAGCGCCGGTACCACAAAGTACGTCGTGCAGGAGGCTGTTGGTCTGTATCCTACTTCCGGAGCCAGCACTGACTACGCCCTCGGCCGATTCTACGGCAAGGCTTGCGGTAAGAGCAAGCTGCAGAGCTACACTATTGAGTTTGGCGAGGAGAGTGGCTCGGCGGCTTGTCCTTTCTATCCCAGCGAGAAGCAGTACCATATGTGGATGAAGCAGGTCGCTTCTGGTTTGACTGAGGTTGCTCTCGCAGCTGCTGAGACCAAGCCTGAGGTTAAGAAGTGCGCATACCCAGCTCCCAAATAA
- a CDS encoding hypothetical protein (EggNog:ENOG41): protein MYTSTIALAIAPLLYLARADVSLDRDDIPRECDTICDPIVQLTKKCDTDLRGDRDREEDRLEAQCVCTNDSFNVSRVAALCAGCIHQNAQNNRDDDDDDDDIRDDTEEIDDIMYTCGFSSTTYVASAASAAVSGVSVDATRPTDASQLTTTIVGGTRTQNSNEPSATGTSGGNGGSGSNDDNNNNDASATNDASNPDETNAAAAMAPYGVVGAVVGAAMLLA, encoded by the exons ATGTACACTTCAACCATCGCTCTCGCTATTGCTCCCCTTCTCTACCTCGCCCGCGCAGACGTCAGCCTCGACCGGGACGACATCCCACGAGAATGCGACACCATCTGTGATCCAATTGTTCAGCTCACCAAGAAATGCGACACTGACCTCCGTGGCGATCGTGACCGTGAGGAAGATCGTCTTGAGGCTCAGTGTGTCTGCACAAACGACTCTTTCAACGTTAGCCGTGTCGCTGCTCTCTGCGCCGGCTGCATTCACCAGAATGCTCAAAACAACcgggatgatgacgacgacgacgacgatatcCGTGATGACACTGAGG AAATTGATGATATCATGTACACCTGTGGTTTCTCATCTACCACCTATGTCGCATCCGCCGCCTCAGCTGCTGTCTCTGGCGTCTCAGTCGATGCGACTCGACCTACAGATGCGTCTCAGTTAACCACCACCATTGTTGGCGGCACACGAACGCAGAACTCCAACGAGCCTTCTGCTACCGGTACCAGCGGTGGTAATGGAGGTAGTGGAAGCAacgacgacaacaacaacaatgatGCTTCTGCTACCAACGATGCTTCTAACCCCGACGAGACCaacgctgctgctgccatggCACCTTACGGAGTCGTCGGCGCTGTTGTTGGCGCTGCTATGCTCCTGGCTTAG
- a CDS encoding hypothetical protein (EggNog:ENOG41) — MIDNKEIVLITGANTGIGFETVKALFASPKPYHILLGSRDPAKGEKAVAELEHECPSSKSSLDVVQIDITDDEAIERLFEHVKEQFGRVDILINNAGANFDAFNDASDPKNARELFNKSYDVNVSSTQVMTSAFAPLLIASKSPRLLFLTSGLATLEGAHKSYLTKLAGEVPRGWPKEGIRTAVAYRSSKTALNMMMLSWHHLLKGDGVRVWSISPGFLATSLGGKPEVLKKAGAGDPATGAELIKNVIEGKRDEDVGKVIGQPEWVGETGIQAW, encoded by the exons atgatcGACAACAAAGAAATCGTTCTCATCACTGGGGCCAACACCGGTATCGGCTTTGAGACTGTCAAAGCTCTTTTCGCTTCTCCCAAGCCTTACCATATTCTACTCGGAAGCCGTGATCCTGCCAAGGGAGAGAAGGCTGTCGCTGAACTGGAGCACGAATGTCCTAGCTCCAAGAGCAGTCTGGACGTGGTTCAGATTGACAtcactgatgatgaagctatcgagaGACTTTTCGAGCATGTGAAGGAACAGTTTGGAAGAGTTGACATACTCATTAACAACGCTG GCGCAAACTTTGATGCGTTCAATGATGCCAGCGATCCAAAGAATGCTCGCGAGCTTTTCAACAAGTCCTACGACGTCAACGTCTCGAGCACGCAAGTCATGACTTCGGCTTTCGCTCCTCTCCTCATTGCCTCGAAATCCCCGCGCCTCCTTTTCTTGACCTCTGGCCTTGCGACCCTCGAAGGTGCACACAAGTCATACTTGACCAAGCTCGCGGGCGAGGTTCCCCGGGGCTGGCCCAAGGAGGGAATCCGTACAGCTGTGGCTTATCGATCATCCAAGACCGCGCTCAACATGATGATGCTTTCATGgcaccatcttctcaaggGCGACGGTGTCAGAGTCTGGTCCATCAGTCCTGGCTTTTTGGCAACGAGCCTCGGAGGAAAGCCTGAAgtgctgaagaaggctggaGCTGGTGATCCAGCAACCGGTGcggagctcatcaagaatgtTATTGAGGGCaagagagatgaagatgttggaaAGGTTATCGGACAGCCCGAATGGGTTGGAGAGACTGGAATCCAGGCATGGTAA
- a CDS encoding hypothetical protein (EggNog:ENOG41) produces MAHALIARRQLASAATSRASILGLVQQRSYATPHGPPPANFRTSKPVQWTWDRESTLDRMGKFFLMTEMARGMYVLLEQFFRPPYTIYYPFEKGPISPRFRGEHALRRYPSGEERCIACKLCEAICPAQAITIEAEERADGSRRTTKYDIDMTKCIYCGFCQESCPVDAIVESPNAEYATETREELLYNKEKLLSNGDKWEPELAAAIRADSPYR; encoded by the exons ATGGCCCACGCACTCATCGCGCGACGCCAGCTCGCCTCCGCTGCCACCAGCAGAGCTAGCATCCTCGGCCTGGTCCAACAGCGAAGCTACGCGACACCCCATGGACCTCCTCCTGCCAACTTCCGAACGAGCAAGCCCGTACAGTGGACCTGGGACAGGGAAAGCACCCTCGATCGCATGGGAAAGTTTTTCCTCATGACAGAGATGGCAAGGGGCATGTATGTTCTGCTTGAGCAGTTCTTCCGACCACC TTATACAATTTACTACCCCTTCGAGAAG GGCCCTATTTCCCCTCGATTCCGTGGCGAGCACGCCCTTCGACGATACCCCTCCGGTGAAGAACGATGCATTGCTTGCAAGCTTTGCGAGGCT ATCTGCCCTGCCCAGGCCATTACCatcgaggctgaggagcgAGCTGACGGATCCCGCCGAACAACCAAGTACGATATCGACATGACCAAGTGCATTTACTGCGGTTTCTGCCAGGAGTCCTGCCCCGTCGACGCTATCGTCGAGTCACCCAACGCCGAGTACGCCACTGAGACCCGAGAAGAGCTTCTTTACAACAAGG AGAAGCTTCTCTCCAACGGCGACAAGTGGGAGCCTGAGCTTGCAGCTGCTATCCGCGCCGACTCACCATACCGATAA